GGTGGCGTGCACACCGCGCGCGCCGACCACCGTGAAAACCAACAGCAAGCCCGCGCCGAGCCCTAGCACCGCACGGCGTGGACTCGGGACGCACCTTCGGATGACCGTGGTCTGGTCCACATGCACTAAGACACCTCCTTTCTGAGGTTTATTCGAGCCGATTTCCCCCAAAATCCTTGGGGTTCGCACGCGCCCGCTGATCCTCGACGTCGCTCCGGGTCGATCAGCGCCAACCGGTCGCTGCGCCCGTCGTCAACCTGCCCTTCGCGAGGACGGCGGCTGCAGCGTCGCGGCCGCGGCCGATCATCAGCGAGCTCTTGGCCAGGTCGTAGAGGGAGACGTCCGACGCATCGACATCGATCATCACGTCTGCCTCCTGGCGTTCCCGGGCCGCGTTCTGTCGGGCAAACAACGAGACGACCTGCACGCCGAGCGACACCAGGTTACCCAGTCGCGCGGTCTCCGCCGCCCGGTAATTGACGTCCACGCCCACCACGCGCGCGGCGGGGAATCGTTCGCGTGCCGCCAAAACCGGGAGCTGGCTCACGGCGCCACCGTCCACCAGAAGACGCCCACCCACGAGCGTCGGGGTGAAAAACACGGGCAGACTGCAGCTGGCCTGGACAGCCAAGGCCACTTCACCGTGGCCGAGCACCACCTTTTCGCCTGTGCGGATGTCGCAGGCCACCGCGGCAAACGGGTATCGCAGATCGTCAAATCCGATCCGGCCGATCAAGCGACGGAGCACCGCTCCCACCCGCTCGCTGGCAAAGAACCCCCGAGGGGACAGCGCAGGAGCCACCACGTCGCGCCACTTCAGCCCGCGCCCGATGCGATCCAGTTCCTGCGTCGAGTAGCGCCCGGACGCAAACAGCGCCCCCACGAACGCTCCCCCACTGGTGCCCACCAGCCCCGCAATCGGGACCTTTGCCTCGGCCAACGCGCAGAGCACGCCGACGTGTCCCGCGGAGCGCGCGGCGCCGCCACTCAACGCAAGCGCCACGCCTGCGGGCTGACGCGGGCTGTCGCCCTGAACCCTGCTCTCTACCATAGCGACCGCCAGTATATCCCACCTGCGCCGTTGACTTCCCGCCGAGACTTCCCCTAAGCTCATGGGCGTCCATGGACGTCCATCCTCCACTCGGACGTCACCGCCTGGTTCGGCGTTTCGTGCTCCCGTACGCGTTGCTGATCATCGGCACGCTCGCGGTGAGCGGCTGGTTCTTTTACGACGCGGCGCAGGATGCGCTGGATCAGGAGCTGACCAAGCGCCTGATTACGGTCGCACAAACGGTGCGCTCCGCCATCAATCCCCGTTATCTCATGCAGATGCGGCCCGGCAGCGAGGGCACCACGCTCTACGCCCTGTTGCTCGGCGATCTCAAACGCGTCCAGCAAGCGTCCAATGCCAGCCACATTTACGTGCTGGACCGCCAGC
This Nitrospirota bacterium DNA region includes the following protein-coding sequences:
- a CDS encoding patatin-like phospholipase family protein; translation: MVESRVQGDSPRQPAGVALALSGGAARSAGHVGVLCALAEAKVPIAGLVGTSGGAFVGALFASGRYSTQELDRIGRGLKWRDVVAPALSPRGFFASERVGAVLRRLIGRIGFDDLRYPFAAVACDIRTGEKVVLGHGEVALAVQASCSLPVFFTPTLVGGRLLVDGGAVSQLPVLAARERFPAARVVGVDVNYRAAETARLGNLVSLGVQVVSLFARQNAARERQEADVMIDVDASDVSLYDLAKSSLMIGRGRDAAAAVLAKGRLTTGAATGWR